CATCGCGCTCACGTTCTTTGCCGGGCACCCGGAGCACGTTTTTCTCGTAAACGTGTTCGGCTTCGCATTTCTGGTCCACCGCCTGTTCGTATTCCGTAATGAGGTCGATTGGAAAAAATGCCTGCTCTCCTACGCGGCGGCCTGCGTCCTCGGGATCGGGATGTCGGCCATTGTCCTTTTCCCGTTCCTGCACACGCTCTTTTTCGAATCCTGGCACGGCCATCCGCCGGGAACGGGACTGCTCATGGAAGAACAGCGTCCCCGCGCCCTGACCCTGGCGCTGCCCCACTTTTTTCAAAACGTGCCGTTGACATATTTTTGGGAATTCTCCGGCTGGTGGGGCGGATATCTGGGGACACTCCCCCTCGCGCTCGCGGTCTTGAGTTTATTCAGCAAACAACGGCGGGGGATGAACTATTTCCTTGGGGCTGTCGTATTGATCCTGATCGGCAAACAATACGGGCTTCCTGTCATCAACTGGCTTGGCTATCTGCCGGTGTTCAACGTCTGCCGGTACGCCATCCATTCTCCGCACCTGACCGCCTTTTGCGTGGCCCTGTTGGCCGGCATGGGGGTCCGCCTGCTGGCCTCCCGACGCCGTGTTTTCCTTAACGGACTATGGTTCGCCGGCACCCTCGCCGCCATCACCGCAATTCACCTGACCGTTCTCAAGGCCTCCTCGACAATCGCTCTCGGATGGCAGGCCGCCCTGTTCGCCGCCGGTTTGCTGGCCGCGTTTCAGCTCATCCTTTTTCTGAAGGACAGACGGATCATCCGCCGTCAGGCCGCGGCCCTGTTTGTTTTTCTGCTTGTTTTCTGCGAACTGACAAGCTACATCCACCGCGAACGGCCTGCCCGCTTCGCGTCATTCCCCAAAATCCCTTATATGGACTTTCTGAAGTCCTCGCCGGAACGCGTGCGCAGTTACGGGATGTTCTGGGCGTTTTACCCCAACACCGCCACGGCCTTTGAGGTAGATGACCTGGGTTATTTCTTCGGGCTCGCCCCCAAGCGATACGTCGAATTTGTCAACCGGCTGATCCGCAAAGAACATTTCAAAAACGACCTGCGGCCGCCGGCGCTGCGCGCGGTCCCCCTGGAGGGCCGCAAGCCCATCCTGGATCTTCTCAACATCCGGTACATCGTCGCGCCGTCCAAGGACCGGCTCTCGCGGTTGCTGACCAATTTCGCGGAAATCCACGCCCGGGAGACCACCGTCTACAACGGGGAAGTCCTCATCTATCAGCGGCCCAACGCCTTTCCCCGCGCGTTCGTCGTGCACAAGGCCATCTTCACCCAGGACA
This portion of the Candidatus Omnitrophota bacterium genome encodes:
- a CDS encoding YfhO family protein; protein product: MNRAPFLRKLSVALLFAALLSTAFFDVVFFNRTFKVTTANSQAFPYGAYLQENNKPPFIPVNGTDTPVMEEPVYEFIKRNLWKGILPLWNPHQACGFSLIGMMETAIFFPLTFIMYIFPEYYAWDLLILGRFFFAGLLTYWLMRTLRNGVFPSLTAGVVFMLSGPMVLLQYWTANVDIMAPVLLISLEWLVQRTRRDKTQTEKVPFRPIAYLAITIALTFFAGHPEHVFLVNVFGFAFLVHRLFVFRNEVDWKKCLLSYAAACVLGIGMSAIVLFPFLHTLFFESWHGHPPGTGLLMEEQRPRALTLALPHFFQNVPLTYFWEFSGWWGGYLGTLPLALAVLSLFSKQRRGMNYFLGAVVLILIGKQYGLPVINWLGYLPVFNVCRYAIHSPHLTAFCVALLAGMGVRLLASRRRVFLNGLWFAGTLAAITAIHLTVLKASSTIALGWQAALFAAGLLAAFQLILFLKDRRIIRRQAAALFVFLLVFCELTSYIHRERPARFASFPKIPYMDFLKSSPERVRSYGMFWAFYPNTATAFEVDDLGYFFGLAPKRYVEFVNRLIRKEHFKNDLRPPALRAVPLEGRKPILDLLNIRYIVAPSKDRLSRLLTNFAEIHARETTVYNGEVLIYQRPNAFPRAFVVHKAIFTQDTDKTLTLLEQIGPELRRLAVINHAVSPIIKTLLQDAPVEDGSRASITAYTANEVRLEAVMESAGFLVLSEAYHPGWRAYANGRQIPVYQTNHLLRSVFLAPGRYDIKFVFAPQEFFAGAAVSAACAAAVLLLGFLSRPRRRK